A region of the Flavobacteriaceae bacterium MAR_2010_188 genome:
TTAAGACCTCAACTTTATCACCGACTTTAAGGTCAGGATTGTATCGGAATTCGTTCAATGAGATAACACCTTCGGATTTTGCGTTGATGTCGATGATGGCATCGCGGTCAGAAATGTGAATAACTTCACCTTCTACCACTTCGTCATCTAGAGTGTCAACGAAATTCTCTTTTACTAGTTTTTCGAATTCTTCTAATTTCTCGTCTCCGACAACATCAATTCCTTCTTCGTAATTGTGCCAGTTAAAATCTTCTAGAAATTTTTTAGGATTCTTTTGTGACTCAGAGATGTAATCTTTTTTCTCTTCTGTCTTCTCTTCAGAAGTTTCTGTAGATTTAGCTTCTTTTTTGTCAGTTGACTCAGTTTTCCGAGTTTCTGATTTTTGAGTTGTTTCTTCCTGAACTTCAGGAGTTACTTCTGTTTCTTTGCTTTCAGCCATTGCTGATTATAAATTTGTATTCTGCATTAACCGGAAGATTTTAAAGCAAGCATTAATACAGAAGTATTAATTTTAGTTTTATGTGCCTTTTGATCTTTCCGTACGCCGCCAAAAGGAGCGCAAAAATACGAAATTTTTTTGAATCTGCAATACGTTAAATAAGTTGCTATTTTCTGCCGGAAGGTAGACAGGGTTGGTTGTTGGTTGTTGGTTGGTTGTTGATTGTTGGTTGGTGGTTGGTGGTTTTTAGTCTGTGATTAGTAAGGATGGCAAATACTTAATTCCTAATTCCTAATTCCTAATTCTTAAATCTTAAATCTTAAATCTTAAATCTTGATTCTAAACTCCTAATCCTATTCTCTCTACCCGACTTTCTTTATCCTTTCCATCGCCAATTTTTTGACAATTTCTAGTTGCTCTTCTTCCGTAGTATCCGAATTATCTACCACGACTGCATCTTCTGCTTTTCTTAAAGGTGAATCCTCCCGGTTAGTATCAATATCATCCCTCATCCTAACATTTTCGATGACTTCTTCAATTGTTACTAGATTTCCGCGTTCCCTTAATTCATCATACCTTCTAGCGGCCCGTTTTTCGGCGGAAGCGGTCATAAAAATCTTAAGCTCTGCATTTGGAAATACCACCGTACCGATATCCCTGCCGTCCATAACTACTCCTTTATGTCTACCCATTATTTGTTGCTGTTTCACCAACTCTTTTCTAATTTCTGAAACGGTGGCAACTTGGCTTACAAAACTCGAAACTTCCATTGTCCTGATTTTTGCTTCTACATTTTCTCCATTTAAATAGACTTCGGCAAAACCGAGTTCAGAATTGAATTCAAAATGAATTTTTATGTTCTCAAGACTTTCAACCAAAGCATTTTCGTTACAATGAACTTTGTCGATAAATCCTTTATTCATCGCAAATAAAGTTACGGCGCGGTACATTGCCCCAGTATCTACATA
Encoded here:
- a CDS encoding cytidylate kinase, with protein sequence MQKITIAIDGYSSTGKSTVAKQLAKYLGYAYVDTGAMYRAVTLFAMNKGFIDKVHCNENALVESLENIKIHFEFNSELGFAEVYLNGENVEAKIRTMEVSSFVSQVATVSEIRKELVKQQQIMGRHKGVVMDGRDIGTVVFPNAELKIFMTASAEKRAARRYDELRERGNLVTIEEVIENVRMRDDIDTNREDSPLRKAEDAVVVDNSDTTEEEQLEIVKKLAMERIKKVG